The following coding sequences lie in one Sinorhizobium fredii USDA 257 genomic window:
- a CDS encoding GntR family transcriptional regulator, with protein sequence MARQSVSPQITANILEFVKTNQMRAGEHLPCQMLADAFRVSRAPVNAALKKLETMGIVRAEPNRGYFLTMDAAKVETAKPDGQPRREEEDPLYFRIAEDRLAGKLEERVSENELMRLYDVARSRLLKTLHRIAEEGWMERLPGNGWAFRETLTSRQSYEEGYVFRAVIEQQAMLLPTFEPNPEEFRKARAVQTALGQGGYETWSRAEIFKANNDFHEMLVACSQNDFFLDAIKRINRLRRLIEYQITIDRSCLPRQTSEHLHILDLVEAGRRTEAAAFLYTHIMGASRIKTPQV encoded by the coding sequence ATGGCAAGACAAAGTGTGTCCCCGCAGATCACCGCGAACATCCTCGAATTCGTGAAAACGAACCAGATGCGCGCCGGCGAGCATCTGCCATGTCAAATGCTCGCCGATGCGTTTCGCGTTTCCCGCGCCCCGGTCAATGCCGCATTGAAGAAGCTCGAGACGATGGGAATCGTGCGCGCCGAGCCCAATCGCGGCTACTTTCTGACGATGGACGCGGCAAAGGTCGAGACGGCGAAACCCGACGGTCAGCCTCGGCGCGAGGAGGAGGACCCGCTCTACTTCCGCATCGCCGAGGACCGTCTCGCCGGCAAGCTCGAGGAGCGCGTCAGCGAAAACGAGCTGATGCGGCTTTATGACGTCGCCCGCAGCCGGCTCTTGAAAACCCTGCATCGGATTGCCGAAGAGGGCTGGATGGAGCGCCTGCCGGGCAACGGATGGGCCTTTCGCGAAACGCTGACCTCGCGCCAGAGCTATGAGGAGGGCTACGTCTTCCGCGCGGTCATCGAGCAGCAGGCGATGCTGTTGCCGACGTTCGAACCGAACCCGGAGGAGTTCAGGAAGGCCCGCGCCGTGCAGACGGCTTTGGGGCAGGGCGGTTACGAGACCTGGTCGCGCGCCGAGATATTCAAGGCGAACAACGACTTTCACGAAATGCTCGTGGCCTGTTCGCAGAACGACTTCTTCCTCGATGCGATCAAGCGCATCAATCGGCTGCGCCGGCTGATCGAGTATCAGATCACGATCGACCGCAGCTGCCTGCCTCGGCAGACGAGCGAGCACCTGCACATCCTCGACCTCGTCGAGGCGGGACGCAGAACCGAAGCGGCGGCATTTCTCTACACGCACATCATGGGGGCAAGCCGGATCAAGACGCCGCAGGTCTGA